The Candidatus Nitrosocaldus cavascurensis genome segment AAAGCATCATATAATGCTTCCTCCAGACAGCCCTGGAGGCAAGGTTATTGCTATAGAGAGTGAAGATGCTTACGATCTAGAGCATCCAATAGCAACACTTGAGAAGAATGGGAGAAGGTATGAGGCAAAGATGTACCATTACTGGCCTGTTAGGAGGCCTAGACCATTGAGGGAGAAGTTAGATCCAGCGATACCTTTGATAACTGGGCAGAGAGTAATAGATACGTTCTTCCCAGTTGCAAAGGGGGGTACAGCAGCAATACCTGGAGGTTTTGGTACAGGTAAGACAGTTACTATGCACCAGATAGCAAAGTGGGCAGATGCACAGGTTGTGATCTACATAGGGTGTGGGGAGAGAGGTAATGAGATGACTGAAGTCCTTGTTGAGTTCCCTCATCTAACCGATCCTAGATCTGGTAGACCATTGATGGAGCGTACAGTGCTTGTTGCAAACACAAGCAACATGCCAGTTGCTGCTAGAGAGGCAAGTATATACACTGGAGTAACCATGGGCGAGTACTACAGGGATATGGGCTATGATGTTGTTCTAGTTGCTGATTCTACAAGTAGATGGGCTGAAGCGTTGAGGGAGATGAGTGGGAGGCTTGAGGAGATGCCTGCTGAGGAAGGCTATCCATCCTATCTAGCATCAAGGCTTGCTGAGTTCTATGAGCGTGCTGGTAGAGGAATAGCATTGGGTACACCAGAGCGCATAGGCTCTGTAACACTCATAGGTGCTGTATCACCATCTGGTGCAGACTTTACCGAGCCTGTAACTACACATACCATCAGGTTCATAAAGACCTTCTGGGGTCTAGACACTAGATTGGCATACTCTAGGCATTATCCAGCAATAAACTGGATGATAAGCTACTCAGGCTACGTTGATAGCATAGCAAAGTGGTGGATGAAGAATGTTAGTGAGGAGTGGCTCAGGTTGAGGGAAGAGGGTTACTACATACTCCAGAGGGAGGATACGCTCAAGGAGATAGTTAGGCTTCTAGGCCCTGAGGCTCTTCCAGATGAGGAGAAGTTGGTGCTAGAGGTTGCAAGGATGATAAAGATAGGCATACTTCAGCAGGCAGCATTCGATAAGATAGACACATACTGCAGCCCAGCAAAGCAGTTCAAACTACTAAGGCTCATGGTTGGGTTCTATAGAGAGGCACAGAAGGCATTGAAGGCAGGGATCTCATTGGCCGATATAAGATCCATGCAGATAATAACAAGGATGCTCAAGGCAAAGTTTGAGATAAGCGAGGAGGAGATAAGCAAGATAGATGCTCTATACAATGATATGGTTGAAGAGTTCAAGGCTTTAACTGCTAGGGAGGTGAAGCAGGTAGTTGGTTGAGGTTGGTGTTGAGTACACAAAGGTTAGTGAGATAAGGGGACCATTGCTGATAGTTGAGGGTATAAGCAAGGCATCGTTTGATGAGCTTGTAGAGATAGAGACCATAGATGGGATAAAGAGGTTAGGCAAGGTACTGGAGGTAGGGCAGGGCAAGGCGGTCATCCAGGTCTTTGAGGGTACAACAGGGTTGAGTGTTAAAGGTACTAGGGCAAGGTTCCTAGGTAAGACCATGGAGGTCCCAGTATCACAGGAGTTACTTGGTAGGATATTCGATGGTCTTGGAAGGCCAATAGATGGGCTTCCAGAGCCTATAGCAGAGGAGTTCAGGGATGTGAATGGTGCACCAATCAACCCTGAGAGGAGGGAGTACCCTAGAGACTTCATACAGACTGGTGTATCTGTGATAGATGGTATGTTAACACTGGTTAGAGGACAGAAGTTACCAATATTCTCAGGTTCTGGTATGCCCCACAACATCCTTGCTGCACAGATTGCAAGGCAGGCAACAGTTGTAGGTAGTGGGGAGGAGTTTGCAGTTGTCTTCGCTGCCATAGGCGTGCAATACAGTGAGGCTCAGTACTTCAAGCGTAGCCTTGAGGAGAGTGGAGCACTTAGGAGGAGCACGCTCTTCCTTAACCTTGCAGATGACCCAGCAATAGAGAGGATAATAACACCTAGGGTAGCATTAACAGTTGCAGAGTATCTAGCATTCGATCTTAACATGCATGTCCTTGTCATACTTACTGATATGACCAATTATGCTGAAGCATTGAGGGAGATAAGCGCTGCGAGAGAAGAGGTTCCAGGGAGGAAGGGTTACCCAGGTTATCTATACACAGACCTCGCAACGATATATGAGAGGGCAGGTAGGATAAAGAATATCAAGGGAAGCATAACACAGATGCCAATACTCTCAATGCCAGCAGATGATATAACCCATCCAATACCAGACCTAACAGGCTATATAACTGAAGGGCAGATAGTGCTTAGCAGGGATCTATTCAGGAGGGATATATATCCTCCAGTTGGTGTGCTAATGAGTCTAAGCAGGCTCATGAAGGATGGTGTAGGAGAGGGTAAGACTAGAGCAGATCACATGGAGGTTAGTAACCAGTTGTATGATGCATATGCTAGGGCTCAAGAAGTTAGGGCATTATCAGAGATAGTTGGGAAGGCAGGGCTTACAGGCGTTGACCTTAAGTACCTTGACTTTGGTGATGCATTTGAGCAGCAGTTCCTCAAGCAGAGTGTTGATGAGAATAGAACGTTAGAGGAGACGCTGAGGAGGGCATGGGATGTACTCTCAACCCTTCCAGAGGGTGAGTTGACAAAGATAAAGGAAGTGCATATAAAGAAGTACTACAAGGCTAGGGGGTAGTTGGTTGATAGATAGATGGATGAATGAGTGGGTGGATGGGAGGATGCAAGTGATGATGGTTATGCATAGTTGGCGATGCTGTAGTTTAGGCTCATGAGAAGGGAGGAGGATGGTAGCATATGTCATTCTCTAGCAGGAGTATAGTCCCAACAAAGATAGAACTCATAAGGTTCAAGCGCTCTCTCAAGGTTGCAAAGATGGTACACAAGATACTTGATGACAAGCGTGAGGTTCTATTGAAGAGGATAGATGAGATGATAGAGGAGGCAAGCAAGGCTAGAGAAGAGATATGGGCACCACTGCAGGATGTGTACGATGCAGTTAGGGATGCATATCTCACACTTGGTACAAACACTGTAGAGGCAATAGCATCCCTAACCCCTCCATCCATGGAGGTTGATGTGAACGTTAGACGCATCGTTGATGTTAAGGTACCAACACTGCAGGTAGCATACAAGGATAGCAAGGCAGTACTCTCATACAGCTTTGCTGATACCAATGCAGCAGTTGACAAGGCTGCTAGACTGATAAAGAACCTACTTCCAGGTATATACAAGGCTGCAGAGTACGAGAATGCAATATTCAGTCTAGCAAAGGAACTGGAGAGGACACAGAGGCTCATAAACGCTCTAGAGTATGTTATAGTGCCATACTACGAGCATGCAATAAAGTTCATAGGCCATGTGCTTGAGGAGAGGGAGAGGGAGGAGTTTGTGAGGCTCAAGAAGGTCAAGAGTACCCTTGAGAAGAAGAAGGGTATGGCTGCAGGGGTTGAGGCTTTGAGTAAGGGTGAGGAAGGGGAGGAGAAGGAGAAGGAAAAGGAGGAGGTAGCATTAGCAAGATGAACGAGGCTATAGATACCCTGTATAGGGAGGCTGAGGAGAGGATCAAGCAGGAGAAGGATAGGATTATTGCAAGGATAAGGGATGAACTTAGGTTAGCGAAGCAGAGGGTATTTAAAAGTTAGTTAGGTTACATTTTTTATATATTTTATCCCCATACCATCCATATTTACTCTTAGGAATTGGTTATCTACAAATACATGCAAGATCCACTTTCACTTGTAAAATCCAACACTTTCTGAGTTATAGTTAAATATAGGTAATCTTAACCCATAGCCAAATGAGTTATAGATCTCTTGCTTTAGTGATTGGCGCAGTGGCAATGGCAATAACGATGATGCTAACAGTAGCAGCAGGAAGTGCTTTTGCACAGGAGGAGCAGGTAGCAAAGACTGTTGTGGGAGAGCAGATGCTTGGTGCTGCAATAGCATTTGGGCTTGCAGCACTTGGAGCAGGACTAGGTCTGGGTTACGTTGGTGCTGCAGCACTTGCAGCAATAAGCGAGAACCCAAAGATCCAGTCTAGGGTATTCATATTCATAGGTATGGTAGAGTCTATAGCAATATACGGTCTAGTGGTAGTCTTCATAATACTAGGGCAGTAAGAGGGTTAGAGATACAGAAGGAATTTTTAAACCATCCAATGTAAGGAAGGAATGAGGTGAGCGGATAGATATGCCACTGGTCAAATTGCAAAAGGTTAGCCTCATCTTGCCTAGAAAGGAGGCTGCAGATGCCATAAACAGGCTAGCGGAACTGGAGTGGTTCCATCCAATAAACAAGGAGTCACACTACACTAATCCAGACATAGATGATCTCCTGCTAGATGCTAGCAGATTGCTCCAATCAATAGAGGATGTTGTAAAATCACTCAACATCCAACTGGAGACTGGAGTGCTTGATACTATGTTCAAGGGTGCACCAAACATCAAGACCAAGCTTGTGATATCTGATCTTGAGGATCTTATAAAGGACTTGGAGGCTAGGAGCAAGCCAATCATTGAGGAGGCTAGATCACTACTAACTGAGCATAACAGGGTAAGCAAGGTGCTTGAGGAGTATAAGGGCATAAGGGAGGTTCTAAGGACAGCATCCAACATAAACATGAACATAGATACCATGAGTATGATGAAGAGGTTCTACGCATCCATATTCATAGTAGGCAAGAACGATGTTGCAGAGATAGAGAGGAGCCTTGAAGGTGTATATGTTAAGAGCATAGGCTCAAGTGAGTTGAATACAACACTATTGGTTATAAGCACTAGGGAAGATGCAGAGAAGGTTGTTAAGGTATTCAGAACATTCGATGTACATCCATTCACAATACCCAAGGGGTTATCTCAGAACCCAAGCGAGGCATATGCACAGGTTGAGAAGGGTATAGCAGAGTATGAGAGGAAGAAGGAAGAGGTGGAAGAGGCTATAGAGAGGTTCAAGGCTAATGTTACACCAACCATGCTCTCACTCCATGAGGGTGCAAAGGCAGCAAAGGATGTACTCGAGACTATGCGCAAACCAGCAGGCACAAAGAACTTTGCACTCATAGAGGGTTACATACCTGCAAGTATGGAGAAGAGGTTCAGAGAACTCAGCAAGGACTGGGTATGCATAGTTGAGGATGTTAGTGAGGATAACCCAGACTCCCCAACACTTATGCAGAATCCAACGTACATGAGGACGTTCGAGGTTATAACATCCCAGCAAGGTATACCTGTAAGGAAGGAGAACGATCCTACCCCAATGATAGCATTTGTATGGCCAGTATTCTATGGTCTCATGTTTGCTGACTTTGGTCAAGGCTTCCTGCTCTTCCTGCTAGGCATGCTCTTGAGGGTTAGAGGTGTTGGTAGCATAAGGAGTTGGGGCACACTACTTGCTGCAAGTGGGCTTGGTGCTACAATTGCAGGCTTGATAACTGGGGAGGTCTTTGGCTGGCATATAGACAAATTTGCTGTATTTGAGCCATTGCTTCATACACAGTTAGGCTATATAATAGGCATACTTGATGTATCAGAACTCAGCATAGAGCAGGTGCTTAGGGTGCTTGAGGTATCAGTAGCTATAGGTGTAGCACATCTTGTCAGTGCATTCATCCTTAGGATAATAAAGGGCTTCAGGGAAGGGAAGGGGTTCGAATCCATAACTGTACACATACCATCGCTCATAGGTTATCTATCGGTAGTAGCATTGATACTCTCTGCCATAGGTGCTGGGTACGATGTCATAGGGATGTTCAGCCTTACAGGGATCAGGCATGAGGAGCCTGTGCCATGGATAACACCCATACTTGGTGACTGGGCAAGGGTTGAGATAGTTGCAGATGCTGCAGTTACAGCACTAATAGCAAGCATGGTAATACAGTTGCTAGGACACATGATTGAGGCTAGGAGGCATGCGCATGGTGGAGAGGGTGAGGAGAGCGGGATGATAGGAGCTGTTATGGAGGCATTCTTCATAAGGCCGTTGGAGTGGCTCTCACATACGATAAGTTACAGCAGATTGGGGATAATGCTCATAGTCCATGTTGCTTTAATGGTTACTATAAACAGCGCATACATCCAGTTTGAGAGCCAAGGTAACATAGGAGGGGGTATAGCAGTGCTAGCAGGGGGTAACCTTGGTGTTATGATGCTTGAGGGGCTCATAGTATACATACAGGCAATAAGGCTGCACCTGTACGAGTGGTTCCCCAAGTGGTACTCTGGCGAGGGAACAGAGTTCAGGAAGATAGTGCCTAGGATGCTCTACACAATATTCATCTGGGAGGGCAAGGATAAAGCCATGAGAGATGCAGGTGATGATGAGAGGAAGAGAGTTGCTAGGGCTAGTAGTAGCGGTATTAGCGGTTAGTAATAATAACAAGATTATTATTATTCAATAGAATATTATTATTAGCGTTGTTGAAGGTAAGGCAGATACAACTTCTTCATTATTACCTCAGGAGTCATCTTCTGCTCTATGCCCGTTGCTATAGCAGAGAGGTTCCTAACCTCTAGCGCCCTTAACTTCAGCGCTGCTATTATGGTTGAGTGCTTGAACATGGAATGATAAGTTGCTATGTACCTGCTGTACAGCATATCCTCAAGGTTCTTTTCAAGGATTGCTATAGCATCTATATCACTTGTATACTGCTGTGGTTGTGGTACAAGGTTCCTATACGCTGTGTTTGCCAACTCAGCAATTGCACTGCTAACACTCTCTGCAGATATCATCTTCTGCATACTCTCAACAGTCAGGGTTGGGAGTCTTACTGGGTTGAGTGGCATTATAGAGCTGCCAGGCTTGTAGAGGTCTATGGCTGGTACCTTGCTTACAACCAGCCTCCTTATCTGCTCCTCCTCAAGATTCCAGAACTTTGCTCTTAGTATGGCAAGTATGTTATACGCATCTATCTCAGGCACTATTATACCCTTTACATCAGAGTCACGCCAATGTGCTGCAAGAGCCCTAGCAAGCATAAGGTAGAATGTGTGATCTAGGAATGTATCGAATACCTGCAGATCTCTCTTCTCCTTGTACACATTCACAGCACTCTGCACATCCTCCCCAAACTCATTCCCTGCAAGGCTTGCTACTGCCTCATCCAGATCCTTTGCTACCAGTGCTTTAACAACAACATCCCTTCTACCAAGGAGTTCTTCAGCACGCATATTCACGTAAGGGAGTATCTCCTCATAGGATCTGTTTAGTGCCTTTGCCTTAAGTATAACCTTCAGGTTGTATATTATGTACCTTATAAAGTATGTATTGAGCAGTTCAGATTCTCTAGCAACGTTTGCTAGACTTGAGTGGAAGTTCACAAGATCCTCCCTTAGAGCACCCTCTACAGCAACAGCAGTGTATGGTCTCTGTAGCCTAGATACAGCATCAACGTACCTTGTGTTCTTAAGCCTTACTATGAACTCATCCATATCCCTTGACTCTGCAAGCATCTCAAGCACTTCCCTAGAGAGTAGGGAACCCTTGGTAGCAAATGATTTTACAGTGCCAAATATCCTGTTTGGTAGGCTAAGTGGTGCCAACTGCTAATCACAATGCATATGTGTAGAGGGGATTTTAACTTTATGCTTAAGATAATAGAAGAGGCAAAATAAGAACCAAGGCTTTCCATTACTTACTTATTCAAGCATAGCAGTTAGAGCATCGCTTATCCTTCCAATGAATGCTAGAGTTACAGCATGAATTGCAAATCCTGCTACTGCTGCAATCGCTATGTTACCAGTAAGACTGTTAACGGCAAGTATAACCCCTGCCAAAGGAAGTACTATTATTAAAGCAAGCATCGTGCTCACCCATGCCCCTTTCATCAACACACCTGGATCTACATTGTTCTGCCTTGCCCTCCTCATAATCCTCCCAGCGCTTATCTGCTGCGTACTCATCTCATCAATCTTCTCTCCTTACTCATATTTTAAAAATTGTATGCCAATAATCATAATCATAAATAAATTATATCAATAAAGATAGATTATATCCCTATCAGATTATAATCTTTTGATTATCACAATTATCTATTTGTAAATCTAGACAGTTTTATGATAATAACAAACTTATATATATGATTCATATAATATAAAGTAAATCTTTATAGAACTATGATAGGAGGATCTGGCTATCCTGCTATCGATTCCAGCATATAGTTCTGATATAGTAAATTTTTTAATCAAGTTCTGCGAATAGATGGTATATGTCCCTAATGGTTGAGGGTAAGAGTAGGTATAGGATAGAACCAAGGCTAGAAGAACTGCTCTCCAAGTTTGAGCATGATGCTGAACCATATGATAGGCTTGCTGCATACTCTTTACTGCTTATACCAATAGGTGCTGTAGCAATAGCACTAATGTTATTCTTAACTGGTCCAATAACCATAGGGTGGAAGGTATATCTTGCGATGGCATCTATAATGGGTCTGCCATTTGCAACCTACGCTGTATCCCTTTACGCTGATAGGAAGAAGCATGAGATCTCAAACACAAAGTACAAGCCTGTAACTGGTATATGCATGTGCGATCTCAGCCAACTCAGATACCACATGATAAGGTTTGAGAAGGCTGATAACTATGCAGAGAAAGCAAGGCATGCAAGGATGATGGAGTACTATGCTGAGAGGATAGGGTTAGGGCTCAATAGATGCTTGATATCAACTCGTTAGCCTCTAACATCCTGCCACAGTACCAACACCTTAATTTTTGTTTCTCTCTATCTATAACCTCTATCCTGCTTGCTATGCTCTTCTCTGCATTGCTTACACATGATGGGTTTGGGCAATTGAATACACCTATCAGCAGATCTGGTAGCTCTACCCTCCTCTTCTCCTTAACTCTATACTCACTAACTATATTTATTGTTGCCCTAGGTGCTATAAGTGCTATCTTGTTGGTCTCATCTACAGCAAGCAACCTATTCTCTATCTTGATTATATCCTTCTTCCCAAGCTTTACGCTAGGCACGTTCATCGCTACTGTAATAACATTACCTTCCCTGCCAGTTATGCCTAGAGCCTTAAGTACGAGTAGTGCCTTACCCGCATCTATATGATCTATAACAGTACCCTCCCTTATCCTCCTAACTAGGAGTTGCTCCTCTGTTGTTGCTGACATGTACTAATTGCATATATAGTGGTTTATAATCTTCTTGCTCATGGATAACCCGTTCTATAGAAGGGATGTGATCTCAACTAGGGATATAGCAAGGGATGAGTTAGAGATGCTCTTCAAGGCAACTGATAGGATAAGGGAGATGAGCATGCAGGAGAGGCTAAGCATATGCAAGGGAAAGGTTCTCTGCTACCTATTCTTTGAGCCTAGCACTAGAACAAGGCTGAGTTTTGAGATAGCAATGGCATCCATAGGTGGTACAAGCATAGGTATAGCAAGTGGCAAAGAGTCATCCATGGAGAAGGGGGAGAGCCTTGTTGATACTATAAGGGTTGTTGACTCGTACAGTGATGTTATAGTGCTTAGGCATTGGCTTGATGGCTCTGCAAGATTGGCAGCAGAGGTTGCAGAGAAGCCAGTTATAAATGCTGGGAGTGGAGCAGAGGAGCACCCAACACAGGCAATGCTTGATCTATACACGATGATGAAGGAGAAGGGTAGGATAGATGGACTCAAGATTGGTATAGTTGGAGACTTGAAGTACAGTAGAACTGTATACTCTCTACTCTATGCTCTTGCTAGATATAGTGTGGAGGTACATCTTATAGCACCACCAATGCTTAGGATACGGAGGGAATCCCTTTATGCATTAGACTCCTTGCACATCAAGGAGCATGATTCTATAGATGAGGTTATAGATGTGCTGGATGTTATATACGTAACAAGGATACAGAGGGAGAGGTTCCCAGATCCACATGAGTATGAGAAGGTAAAGCATAGTTACATAATAGATGGTAGAGTGCTAGAAGATGCAAAGAGCGATGCTATACTGCTCCATCCATTGCCTAGGGTTGATGAGGTAGCATATGAGGTTGATTCTGATTCAAGGGCAAGGTACTTCAAGCAGGCCTCCTATGGCAAGGATGTTAGGGCAGCACTACTAGCATTGATCATAAACCCAAATCTCCCAGTATAATCATTTATGTATGCATGTATGTATGGATCAGTGCAAGTTGAATTCATAATCAGATAGCATCTGCTTTATCCTCCTGTAGAGTATGAGATACCTCCTCCCCTCATCTGTTATGATGAATGCTCTAGGTTGATCTGGATCATGTGTTATAAGCCTTGCATCTAGAAGCATATCTATATACCTGCCTAGCATCCTTGTATCTAGATTGCACTTGTTGGCTATCTGTGTCTTATACATGGCTCCTTCTCTCTCCAGCACTGTAAGTATATCTGCAACTATCTCAAACCTGTTCCTCTTATCCATATCATATCTATGCTAGGCCTACTCTTTCAGTTCTTTTAGAGTAGGGGTTGATACATACAACTAACCATCGCATCCTTTCTTAACAGAGAGATAAATAAAAAGGGATGTATAGAATGGGAGGCTAATACTATTATTAACTGACTATACAACTACTCCATCCACAGTTCACGCATGTATTGCAACCCTCAGCAAAGACCAACTTGGATTTGCAGAGTGGGCATAGAACCTCACCTTCACCAGCACTAGTAAGTACATACCCCCTACTACTACTCTTAGCCCTATCACTCTTAAGTATAGCACCCTCTATCTCCCTTAGCAATGAACCATCCTTTACATACCTCCTTATGTACTCTACAACATAACTGCTTGGGATAGCATCAAACCTCTTAACCTTGCTCTCACCAGTTATGTGAAGAACCTGCTGCTGCCTTGAACCATCCCTGAATACTGTTATGCCCTTCAACCCTAGTTCATGGGCAAGGAGATATGAGCACTTCACATCTTCAGCAGTAACATCGTTAGGCATGTTTATGGTCTTTGCTATTGCATTACTTATCCACCTCTGCCACACAGTTTGAGCCATGATGTGGTCTGCCCAGTGTATATCCATTGCAGTAACAAAGACCTTCTGCATCTCCTCTGGCACCTCATCAAGCCCTCTAACAGAGCCATAGTTCTCTGCTATCTTCTTAAGCAGCTCATCACTGTATAAGCCTGCCTCCCTTAGAGCCTCCTCGAATATCCTGTTGGTATAGTAGAACTTGCCAACAGTTACATGCTTCTCATACACAAGTGCGAATGTAGGTTCTATACCTCCAGAGCAGTCAGCTATCATGCTTAGCGTTCCAGTGGGAGCAACAGTAGTGGTTTGGCTATTCCTTATCCCATAGCGCTTTATCTTCTCTATCAACGCATCCCAATCATGTGTATGCTCCTCCTTTGCAAGTTCATAGTAACCTGCAACTGGTAATCTACCTTGGATGTATCCACTCTCGTTGTAGAGTGGGAATGCTCCCCTAGCCTTTGCTATCTCAACACTCTCATCCATACTGTAGTATGTCAAGGCTTCAGCAATCCTATTCATCAACTCATAACCTTCCCTGCTGTTGTATGGTATCTTTAGCATGTAGAGTAGGTCTGCAAGGCCCATTATCCCTAGCCCTATCCTCCTGCTAGCCTTTGTTGCTCTATCTATCTCATCTATTGGGTACTTGCTCACATCTATAACGTTATCAAGGAACCTAGTTGCTAGCCTTATTATCTGCTCATACTTCTGCCAGTCAAACTCGTAACTCCCATCGGCCCTACGCTTAACCAACTTGGCAAGGTTTATTGAGCCAAGGTTGCATGACTCGTATGGGTAGAGGCTCTGCTCACCACATGGGTTTGTTGCCCTTATCAGCCCTTGCACATCCTTCATCACATTATACTTGTTCATGTTATCAAGGAATATCATTCCAGGCTCTGCTGACTGCCATGCACTTATGGCAATCAACTCCATCATCTGCCTAGCATCTATATAGCCAACTATCTTCCCATTCCTTGGGTTCCTCAATGCATACTTCTCATTGCTCTTTACAGCATCTACAAAGTCTGACCATACCCCAACACTTACATTGAAGTTCTCTAGCACTCCTGGCTTGGTCTTTGCCGTTACAAACTTCTCTATATCTGGATGCCATACCTCAAGTATGCCCATGTTTGCACCTCTCCTCTTGCCTCCCTGCTTAACCACCTCAGTGGTTGTATCAACTATACGCATGA includes the following:
- a CDS encoding adenosylcobalamin-dependent ribonucleoside-diphosphate reductase, which translates into the protein MKDSTDVKPQDLASAIGKIRKRDGSIVEFQMAKITNAIYKALVATRRPDYALAERLAEKVVQRLIKQGFDASNIPGVEDVQDIVETVLIDEGLADTAKAYILYRHERRRIREEKMKILERSRLDEVDKALSTNSLRVLASRYLLKDESGKIVESPKQMFERVAILIAIPDMLRDARVFMLDGKFKRDDVARVNAYIESIDELDGRYSIGRYRLNKWHLEAMLRLYKELALQNRMKVGIDELLSMLEKGEFDAYEKRVEEYYRLMVDMYFLPNSPTLMNAGTRLGQLSACFVLPIHDDLASIMKTATDAALIFKSGGGVGINYSNLRPEGDIVASTSGVASGPVSFMRIVDTTTEVVKQGGKRRGANMGILEVWHPDIEKFVTAKTKPGVLENFNVSVGVWSDFVDAVKSNEKYALRNPRNGKIVGYIDARQMMELIAISAWQSAEPGMIFLDNMNKYNVMKDVQGLIRATNPCGEQSLYPYESCNLGSINLAKLVKRRADGSYEFDWQKYEQIIRLATRFLDNVIDVSKYPIDEIDRATKASRRIGLGIMGLADLLYMLKIPYNSREGYELMNRIAEALTYYSMDESVEIAKARGAFPLYNESGYIQGRLPVAGYYELAKEEHTHDWDALIEKIKRYGIRNSQTTTVAPTGTLSMIADCSGGIEPTFALVYEKHVTVGKFYYTNRIFEEALREAGLYSDELLKKIAENYGSVRGLDEVPEEMQKVFVTAMDIHWADHIMAQTVWQRWISNAIAKTINMPNDVTAEDVKCSYLLAHELGLKGITVFRDGSRQQQVLHITGESKVKRFDAIPSSYVVEYIRRYVKDGSLLREIEGAILKSDRAKSSSRGYVLTSAGEGEVLCPLCKSKLVFAEGCNTCVNCGWSSCIVS